A window of Marinobacter halotolerans genomic DNA:
ATGGGCGTTGTGACCAAGCGGTCATCAATGACGTTTTTCTCGGACCCGGCCAGTCATTACAGCCACAGAGTCCGTATTGTGCTGGCAGAAAAAGGCGTTACCGTTGATGTTGTCAATGTTGATCCCGACAATCCTCCCGGTGAGCTAGCCGATCTGAACCCTTACAACGCGCTGCCGACGCTGGTTGATCGTGATCTGGTTCTTTACGAGCCGAACATCATGATGGAGTACCTGGACGAGCGTTTTCCTCATCCGCCGCTTCTGCCGGTCTACCCGGTTGCCAGGGCAAACAGTCGCCTGATGATCCATCGTATCCAGAAGGACTGGTGTGGGTTGGTGGACCAGATTCTGGCTCAGCCAAATGCCAAGGCATCTGAAGCAGCCCGGAAAGAACTCAGGGAGAGTCTTCTTGCAACGGCGCCGTTGTTCGGTGAGATGCCGTATTTCCTTTCCGAGGAATTCACCATCGTTGACTGCTGTATTGCTCCCATTCTTTGGCGCTTGCCCGCGATGGGCATTGAGCTGAACGACAAGCAGGGTAAACCTCTGCTGAAATACATGGAGAGTATGTTTGCGCGTG
This region includes:
- a CDS encoding glutathione S-transferase N-terminal domain-containing protein, producing the protein MGVVTKRSSMTFFSDPASHYSHRVRIVLAEKGVTVDVVNVDPDNPPGELADLNPYNALPTLVDRDLVLYEPNIMMEYLDERFPHPPLLPVYPVARANSRLMIHRIQKDWCGLVDQILAQPNAKASEAARKELRESLLATAPLFGEMPYFLSEEFTIVDCCIAPILWRLPAMGIELNDKQGKPLLKYMESMFAREGFKASLSDLEEDIRN